One window from the genome of Helicobacter pylori encodes:
- the queF gene encoding preQ(1) synthase, whose product MTPELKSLGAKTPYIFEYNSQLLEAFPNPNPNLDPLITLECKEFTSLCPITSQPDFGTIYIRYIPKDKMVESKSLKLYLFSYRNHGSFHESCVNTILLDLVQLLEPKYLEVYGDFVSRGGIAIKPFVNYALKEYQEFKEKRLLNAK is encoded by the coding sequence ATGACCCCTGAATTAAAATCCCTAGGCGCTAAAACGCCCTATATTTTTGAATACAACAGCCAGTTATTAGAAGCTTTCCCTAACCCAAACCCCAATTTAGACCCCTTAATCACGCTAGAGTGTAAGGAATTTACAAGCCTTTGCCCCATCACTTCCCAGCCGGATTTTGGCACTATTTACATCCGCTATATCCCTAAAGATAAAATGGTAGAAAGCAAGTCCTTAAAACTCTATTTATTCAGTTACAGAAACCATGGGAGTTTTCATGAGAGCTGTGTCAATACGATATTACTAGATTTAGTCCAATTGCTAGAGCCAAAGTATTTGGAAGTGTATGGGGATTTTGTCTCTAGGGGCGGGATTGCGATCAAGCCCTTTGTGAATTACGCTCTCAAAGAATACCAGGAATTTAAAGAAAAACGCCTTTTGAATGCGAAATAA
- a CDS encoding site-specific DNA-methyltransferase: protein MLKTPLKTLVDILINRFTKERLVTLILTADEKLLTFMLEHENANDYKNAFFKMIANTLVFNQEALLECLDKYLEIRKLDRSFTRFKNKIGLYSQGGFLKSSGSVVLHFPFKDNVLLGNAKDNSTKSNELFYHEILHKKEIDTLLCKKALCRFEMHGEGDLESALKDKNTNYLIKGNNLIALHSLKKKFAKQVKCIYIDPPYNTGNDSFNYNDNFNHSSWLVFMKNRLEAAREFLSDDGSIYISLDYNEVHYCKVLMDEIFGVENFQREIIWRIGWLSGYKTSINNFIRNHDTILFYSKNADKLFFNKKYIENKDFKELIKIEKIQSNLDNLGIDREKQKKIIKIINHETRPERYPLEDIWNGNEYDDLNSIAIVSYSGETVSKMLGTEEIKGQKSEKLIQRILEVSTNENDLVLDFFAGSGTTCAVAHKMKRRYIGIEQMDYIETITKERLKKVIEGEQGGISKKCDFKGGGSFVYAELKEVNLEIKKQILNAKSASECLKIFNDLNERFLKRADCKMDEIDSEEFHNLDLNEQKRICCNLLDSNEDYLNLGDIDEDAWGIDGITKKYNEIFYS, encoded by the coding sequence ATGTTAAAAACCCCACTCAAAACCCTAGTAGATATTTTAATCAATCGTTTCACTAAAGAACGCTTAGTTACTTTAATCCTAACAGCTGATGAAAAGCTTTTAACTTTCATGCTTGAGCATGAAAACGCTAACGACTACAAAAACGCTTTTTTTAAAATGATCGCCAACACGCTTGTATTCAATCAAGAAGCGTTATTGGAATGTTTAGACAAATATTTAGAAATAAGAAAATTAGATCGCTCTTTCACACGATTTAAAAATAAAATAGGCTTATATTCACAAGGGGGCTTTTTAAAGTCTAGCGGATCCGTCGTTTTGCATTTCCCTTTTAAAGACAATGTTTTACTGGGTAACGCTAAAGATAACAGCACCAAATCTAACGAGCTTTTTTACCATGAAATACTGCATAAAAAAGAAATTGACACGCTTTTATGCAAAAAAGCGTTGTGCCGTTTTGAAATGCATGGAGAAGGCGATTTAGAAAGCGCTTTAAAAGATAAAAACACAAACTACCTTATCAAAGGCAATAATTTGATCGCTCTTCATTCTTTAAAAAAGAAATTCGCTAAACAAGTGAAATGCATCTACATTGACCCCCCTTATAATACGGGTAATGACAGCTTTAATTACAACGATAATTTTAACCACAGCTCTTGGCTAGTGTTTATGAAAAACAGGCTTGAAGCGGCTAGGGAGTTTTTAAGCGATGATGGGAGTATTTATATTAGTTTAGATTATAATGAAGTGCATTATTGTAAGGTGTTAATGGACGAAATTTTTGGAGTTGAAAATTTTCAAAGAGAGATAATTTGGCGTATCGGTTGGTTATCCGGTTATAAAACATCAATCAATAATTTTATAAGAAATCACGATACAATTTTATTCTATTCTAAGAATGCAGATAAATTATTTTTTAATAAAAAATATATAGAAAACAAAGATTTTAAAGAATTAATAAAAATAGAAAAAATACAAAGTAATTTAGACAACTTAGGAATAGACAGAGAAAAACAAAAGAAGATTATAAAAATTATAAATCACGAAACAAGACCCGAAAGATACCCTCTAGAAGATATTTGGAATGGAAACGAATACGATGATCTAAATAGTATCGCCATTGTTAGTTACTCTGGTGAGACTGTATCTAAAATGTTAGGAACAGAAGAAATAAAGGGGCAAAAATCAGAAAAACTTATCCAAAGAATTTTAGAGGTCTCTACCAACGAAAACGATCTCGTGTTAGACTTTTTTGCCGGGAGCGGGACGACTTGCGCGGTGGCACACAAAATGAAACGCCGCTACATTGGCATCGAGCAAATGGACTATATAGAAACGATCACCAAAGAAAGGTTAAAAAAAGTCATAGAGGGCGAGCAAGGGGGCATTTCTAAAAAATGCGATTTTAAAGGGGGCGGGAGTTTTGTCTATGCTGAATTGAAAGAAGTGAATTTAGAAATTAAAAAACAAATCCTTAACGCTAAAAGCGCGAGCGAATGCCTAAAAATCTTTAACGATCTTAATGAGCGCTTTTTAAAACGTGCCGATTGTAAGATGGATGAAATTGATAGCGAAGAGTTCCACAATTTAGATTTAAACGAGCAAAAAAGGATTTGTTGTAATCTTTTAGACTCTAACGAAGACTATTTAAACTTGGGCGATATTGACGAAGACGCATGGGGGATAGATGGGATCACTAAAAAATACAATGAGATTTTTTATTCTTAA
- a CDS encoding DNA/RNA non-specific endonuclease has product MKTFKNWLCFSLITMSWLQADMLDNFTKAINSYTAKKLNEIKDQVNSANPTKNHNPTHNANGMLTNIDCKVLKNNFYSVCYSSELKNPIYGVSVLFGDLVDKNNIEKRYEFKTDTRLAKYQQATTQDYTRSGFDRGHFVANDASFDFASNPLRETYRMTNITPEAKNTNRHSVLLVEKEGRNLARKYHQVLVEELTIIKQGYRTFSSKNIAIPSGFWYHYDTSLTDSYENAKSECFYIPNDNQKYPLQEMRKDCKEYERVEKQVVFKNNKNTELNELPKYLNNAKKY; this is encoded by the coding sequence ATGAAAACCTTTAAAAACTGGCTCTGTTTTAGCCTGATCACTATGAGTTGGCTCCAAGCGGACATGCTGGATAATTTCACTAAGGCTATTAACAGCTACACCGCTAAAAAGCTTAATGAAATCAAGGATCAAGTCAATAGCGCTAATCCTACTAAAAACCACAATCCCACTCACAACGCTAATGGCATGCTCACTAACATTGATTGTAAGGTCTTAAAAAATAACTTCTATTCGGTGTGTTACTCTAGCGAGTTAAAAAACCCTATTTATGGCGTGAGCGTGTTGTTTGGGGATTTAGTGGATAAAAACAATATTGAAAAACGCTATGAGTTTAAAACGGACACACGATTAGCCAAATACCAACAAGCCACGACACAAGATTACACCAGAAGCGGTTTTGATAGGGGGCATTTTGTGGCGAATGACGCTTCTTTTGATTTTGCCTCTAACCCTTTAAGAGAGACTTACAGAATGACTAATATCACCCCTGAAGCCAAAAACACCAACAGGCATTCTGTTTTATTGGTGGAAAAAGAGGGCCGTAATTTGGCCAGGAAATACCATCAAGTTTTAGTAGAAGAACTCACCATCATCAAACAAGGTTATAGGACTTTTAGCTCTAAAAACATCGCTATCCCTAGCGGATTTTGGTACCACTATGATACAAGCCTAACAGATAGCTATGAAAACGCTAAAAGCGAATGCTTTTATATCCCTAATGACAACCAAAAGTATCCCTTACAAGAAATGAGAAAAGATTGTAAAGAATATGAGCGGGTTGAAAAGCAAGTGGTTTTTAAGAACAATAAAAACACTGAGTTGAACGAATTGCCTAAGTATCTTAACAACGCTAAGAAGTATTAA
- a CDS encoding DEAD/DEAH box helicase family protein: MKGFHARFIHSKLPPPPQSAIKDRAPNNAPSNGEIELPTHITSNLKNELRDYQKQAINNYLEKRQSNPFQKHFMFEMATGSGKTLVMAGLILECYKQGYQNFIFFVNSVSILEKTKLNFTDSVSSKYLFSENININDKNTEIKSINNLNESHNNAINIYFSTIQGLFSLFTKAKENAISIEDLKDQKLVFLADEAHHLNTETKKKLNDSEASEKRNWESVVKLALEQNKDNLLLEFSATIPKEKSVEEKYKNLKVATYTLKEFSEDKFCKNIYSLSYENKELETRFLGACVSSLYKELLAQHHNIGNFKPCILFKSERIEDSKENQERFNTFLENLSPLDLENFFNHSRNAFFKDAKNFFDKQHYTPNLAALLQTKFKKSVQINTNNEKELEKSMLLLNSLEDRQNPKRVIFSVDKLNEGWDVLNLFDIVRLKNKASQKDTTKDAQLIGRGARYYPFSYNDLKPNQIEFYQRKFDLFNPLSALERLDYHAIYDSEFIAKLNNELQDLGLGFVNEKQTIPLTPTKRFKCYYASNKREKNNNLFNKDYSGPVEAKLKSLHVPLFGFIVREKKVDFKEENKGDRTYYIPHTLDKIPINYFLKALNLKNLDFKTLKKAFKKHAFNNKVGFIEQYISQLKTNFHKDQKFDDNEILLQLAVYIIGNLKDTLLKEQDKYDVSALELKEFETHNKSLSVSEWEKNIPPYEWLLFKDMRKLDSGLERDFLDFINKNKEILDKKFKEWCVLRNDHFAELKVFCNIENSPFYAQGFEPDFILFAQTHSDEFLGFTCYMEVKGEHLELSNAWKKEFLEMLENATLKSHNKKLHLKGLPFFTLHNSVVNGDFQTAFHQTFKDKEC; the protein is encoded by the coding sequence ATTAAGGGATTTCATGCAAGATTCATCCATTCAAAGTTACCCCCCCCCCCCCAATCAGCAATAAAAGATCGCGCGCCCAATAACGCGCCTAGTAATGGAGAAATAGAGCTACCCACTCACATCACAAGCAATTTAAAAAACGAGCTTAGAGATTATCAAAAACAAGCGATAAATAATTATTTAGAAAAACGGCAATCCAACCCCTTTCAAAAGCATTTCATGTTTGAAATGGCAACCGGTAGCGGTAAAACCTTAGTGATGGCGGGTTTGATTTTGGAATGCTACAAGCAAGGCTATCAAAACTTTATCTTTTTTGTGAATAGTGTTAGCATTTTAGAAAAAACGAAATTGAATTTTACAGACAGCGTTTCATCAAAATACCTTTTTAGCGAGAATATCAATATCAATGACAAAAACACAGAAATTAAAAGCATCAATAATTTAAACGAGAGTCATAACAACGCTATCAACATTTATTTCAGCACCATTCAAGGCTTGTTTTCATTATTCACTAAAGCTAAAGAAAACGCTATCAGCATAGAGGATTTAAAAGATCAGAAATTGGTTTTTTTAGCGGATGAGGCGCACCATTTAAACACAGAGACTAAAAAGAAATTAAATGATAGTGAGGCTAGTGAAAAACGCAACTGGGAAAGCGTGGTGAAATTAGCGCTAGAACAAAATAAAGACAATTTATTGCTGGAATTTAGCGCCACTATCCCTAAAGAAAAAAGCGTTGAAGAAAAATATAAAAACCTAAAGGTGGCAACTTACACCTTAAAAGAATTTAGCGAGGATAAATTTTGCAAAAACATCTACTCCCTTTCCTATGAAAATAAAGAATTAGAAACGCGCTTTTTAGGGGCATGCGTTTCAAGTTTGTATAAAGAATTATTAGCCCAACACCACAATATTGGAAACTTTAAACCTTGCATTTTGTTTAAAAGCGAGAGGATTGAAGATAGCAAAGAAAATCAAGAGCGCTTCAATACCTTTTTAGAAAATTTAAGCCCTTTAGATTTAGAAAATTTTTTCAATCACAGCCGCAACGCTTTTTTTAAAGACGCTAAAAACTTTTTTGACAAGCAACATTACACCCCCAACCTTGCCGCATTATTGCAAACGAAATTCAAAAAAAGCGTTCAGATTAACACCAATAACGAAAAAGAATTAGAAAAGAGCATGCTTTTATTGAACTCCCTAGAAGACAGACAAAACCCTAAAAGAGTGATTTTTAGCGTGGATAAGCTCAATGAAGGCTGGGATGTGTTGAATTTGTTTGACATTGTCAGGCTTAAAAATAAAGCGAGCCAAAAAGACACCACCAAAGACGCCCAGCTCATAGGGCGAGGAGCGAGATACTACCCCTTTAGCTATAACGATTTAAAACCAAACCAAATAGAGTTTTACCAACGCAAGTTTGATCTTTTTAACCCCTTAAGCGCGCTAGAGAGGTTAGACTACCATGCTATTTATGACAGCGAGTTTATCGCTAAATTAAACAACGAGTTACAAGATTTAGGATTAGGATTTGTAAATGAAAAACAGACTATCCCTTTAACACCCACTAAGCGTTTCAAATGCTACTATGCGAGCAACAAAAGAGAAAAAAATAACAACCTCTTCAATAAAGACTATTCAGGCCCTGTTGAAGCCAAACTCAAAAGCTTGCATGTCCCTTTATTTGGCTTTATTGTGCGTGAAAAGAAAGTGGATTTTAAAGAAGAAAATAAAGGCGATAGAACTTACTATATACCCCACACCTTGGATAAAATCCCTATAAACTATTTTTTAAAAGCCCTTAATTTAAAAAACCTGGATTTCAAAACGCTTAAAAAAGCCTTTAAAAAACATGCCTTTAACAATAAAGTGGGATTTATAGAGCAATACATCTCTCAATTAAAAACAAACTTCCATAAAGACCAAAAGTTTGACGACAACGAAATCCTTTTACAACTCGCTGTTTATATCATTGGAAACTTAAAAGACACGCTTTTAAAAGAGCAAGATAAATACGATGTGAGCGCGTTAGAATTGAAAGAATTTGAAACGCATAATAAAAGCCTTAGCGTCAGTGAATGGGAAAAAAACATTCCCCCCTATGAATGGCTGCTTTTTAAGGACATGAGAAAACTAGACAGCGGTTTAGAAAGGGATTTTTTAGATTTTATCAATAAAAATAAAGAGATTTTAGACAAGAAATTCAAAGAATGGTGCGTTTTGAGGAACGACCATTTCGCTGAATTAAAAGTTTTTTGCAATATAGAAAATAGCCCTTTTTACGCGCAAGGTTTTGAGCCGGATTTTATCCTTTTTGCCCAAACGCATAGCGATGAATTTTTAGGCTTCACTTGTTATATGGAAGTTAAAGGCGAACATTTAGAGCTTTCTAACGCTTGGAAAAAAGAATTTTTAGAAATGCTAGAAAACGCCACGCTTAAAAGCCATAACAAAAAACTCCATTTAAAAGGCTTGCCTTTTTTCACGCTCCATAATAGCGTAGTCAATGGCGATTTTCAAACCGCTTTCCATCAAACTTTTAAGGACAAAGAATGTTAA
- a CDS encoding biotin synthase, protein MQEIFLCSISNVRSGDCKEDCAYCTQSSHHQGAIKRYKFKDEKVVLQEARALRELGALGFCLVTSGRELDDEKCEYIAKLAKAINQEELGLHLIACCGRADLEQLEFLRDAGIHSYNHNLETSQNFFPKICSTHTWEERFITCENALRAGLGLCSGGIFGLNESWEDRIEMLRALASLSPHTTPINFFIKNPVLPIDAETLSADEALECVLLAKEFLPNARLMVAGGREVVFKDNDKQEAKLFEYGINAVVLGDYLTTKGKAPKKDIEKLLSYGLTMATSCH, encoded by the coding sequence ATGCAAGAGATTTTTTTATGTTCTATTTCCAATGTGCGCAGTGGGGATTGCAAGGAAGATTGCGCTTATTGCACGCAAAGCTCACACCACCAAGGAGCGATTAAACGCTATAAATTTAAAGATGAAAAAGTGGTTTTACAAGAGGCTAGAGCGTTAAGGGAATTAGGGGCTTTAGGGTTTTGTCTGGTTACTTCAGGGCGCGAATTAGACGATGAAAAATGCGAATATATCGCCAAATTAGCTAAAGCCATCAATCAAGAAGAATTGGGCTTGCATTTAATCGCATGCTGCGGGCGCGCGGATTTGGAGCAATTAGAGTTTTTAAGAGATGCGGGCATTCATAGTTATAACCACAATTTGGAGACTTCGCAAAATTTCTTCCCTAAGATTTGTTCCACGCACACATGGGAAGAAAGGTTCATCACATGCGAAAACGCTTTAAGGGCGGGATTAGGCTTGTGCAGTGGGGGGATTTTTGGGCTTAATGAGAGCTGGGAAGATCGGATTGAAATGCTCAGGGCGCTAGCTTCGCTCTCCCCGCACACCACGCCCATTAATTTTTTCATTAAAAACCCGGTATTACCCATTGATGCAGAAACTTTAAGCGCGGATGAAGCCCTAGAATGCGTGCTTTTGGCTAAAGAGTTTTTGCCTAACGCTAGGCTTATGGTGGCTGGGGGGCGTGAAGTGGTGTTTAAAGATAACGACAAACAGGAAGCCAAGCTTTTTGAATACGGCATCAATGCGGTGGTGTTGGGGGATTATTTAACCACCAAAGGCAAAGCCCCTAAAAAAGATATAGAAAAACTGCTCTCTTATGGCTTGACAATGGCGACAAGCTGTCATTAA
- the miaA gene encoding tRNA (adenosine(37)-N6)-dimethylallyltransferase MiaA → MALLGPSGSGKSALSIELAQELDAEIFSLDSLSIYKDINIASAKPSLKERKNIKHYALDYLNIDEKNNAPLFKTLLEDAMRVSSKEILLIVGGSSFYLKSILEGLSSMPKISGEEAVKIEREISSLANPYAFLKSIDPTSTFKIHPNDTYRIHKALEIFYSTHTPPSEYFKTNPKKPFEHAISLFALSIEKSALANNIKQRTKNMLDCGLIEEIKALYAQYPKDSQPFKAIGVKESILFLEKQLTLKELEETITSNTIQLAKRQNTFNKTQFNNLYTGSVGEVRHAILKHSKSDTRER, encoded by the coding sequence ATCGCGCTTCTAGGGCCTAGCGGGAGCGGGAAAAGCGCTCTTTCCATTGAATTAGCCCAAGAATTGGACGCTGAAATCTTTTCTTTGGATTCTTTGAGTATTTATAAAGACATCAATATCGCTTCGGCTAAACCGAGCCTGAAAGAACGAAAAAATATCAAGCATTACGCCCTAGATTACCTTAACATTGATGAAAAAAATAACGCCCCCCTTTTTAAAACCCTTTTAGAGGACGCTATGAGAGTGTCTTCTAAAGAAATTTTACTCATTGTGGGAGGGAGCAGTTTTTATTTAAAATCCATTTTAGAAGGTTTGAGCAGCATGCCAAAAATTAGCGGTGAAGAGGCTGTAAAAATAGAGCGAGAAATCAGCTCTTTGGCTAACCCTTACGCGTTTTTAAAATCCATTGACCCCACAAGCACTTTTAAAATCCATCCAAACGACACTTACCGCATCCATAAGGCTTTAGAAATCTTTTATTCCACCCACACGCCCCCAAGCGAGTATTTTAAAACTAACCCTAAAAAACCCTTTGAGCATGCTATCTCATTATTCGCTCTTTCTATTGAAAAAAGCGCGCTTGCAAACAACATCAAACAGCGCACCAAAAACATGCTTGATTGTGGTCTTATTGAAGAAATCAAAGCCCTTTATGCTCAATACCCTAAAGATTCACAGCCTTTTAAAGCCATAGGCGTTAAAGAGAGCATTCTTTTTTTAGAAAAACAACTCACTTTAAAGGAGCTAGAAGAAACGATTACCTCTAACACCATCCAATTAGCCAAGCGCCAAAACACTTTCAATAAAACCCAATTCAACAACCTTTACACAGGGAGCGTTGGAGAAGTTAGGCATGCGATTTTAAAACACTCAAAAAGCGATACAAGGGAGCGATAA
- a CDS encoding YihY family inner membrane protein: MRELFKSVRGFLRLLRMIFPKRLKNAFLGLSELFYYASSLSFYTILSLSPILLFVFSLFVSHYLQAHSGEMEALIFPNAPKLIGAIKDFLENFKKTDMTLGTLEEVSIVVALVLFCENYRSIASKIFQAKPRDYAHFKGKEIFLFWGFGTTLVFLFALPLVVFFDIKIQVFFEDKDSSLLHVLRWIGTYAFFLILFTIPTNKVFKHYFWVFLWVFFTSVSWHVLKWAFTYYVLYNRTYHELYGSVSILWFLMSWVYVSWLVILIGMYGCKVCDAFDPKEVFKKFLGFFKKET; encoded by the coding sequence ATGAGAGAACTTTTTAAAAGCGTTAGAGGGTTTTTGCGCCTTCTTAGAATGATTTTCCCCAAGCGTCTGAAAAACGCCTTTTTGGGCTTGAGCGAATTGTTTTACTACGCTTCCAGCTTGAGTTTTTATACGATTTTGTCTTTATCGCCTATTTTGTTGTTTGTGTTTAGTCTTTTTGTGTCTCATTATTTGCAAGCGCACAGCGGTGAAATGGAAGCCTTGATTTTCCCCAACGCTCCTAAACTCATTGGTGCGATTAAGGATTTTTTAGAAAATTTTAAAAAAACAGACATGACTTTAGGCACGCTTGAAGAGGTGTCCATTGTGGTGGCGTTGGTGCTTTTTTGTGAAAACTACCGCTCCATCGCATCAAAAATTTTTCAAGCAAAGCCCAGAGATTATGCGCATTTTAAGGGTAAAGAAATCTTTTTATTTTGGGGTTTTGGCACGACTTTAGTGTTTTTATTCGCTCTGCCTTTGGTGGTGTTTTTTGATATTAAGATCCAAGTGTTTTTTGAAGATAAAGATTCAAGCCTGTTGCATGTTTTAAGATGGATAGGCACTTACGCGTTTTTTTTGATCCTTTTTACCATTCCCACGAATAAGGTGTTTAAACATTATTTTTGGGTGTTTTTATGGGTGTTTTTTACGAGCGTTTCTTGGCATGTGTTAAAATGGGCTTTCACTTATTATGTGTTGTATAATCGCACTTACCATGAGCTTTATGGGAGCGTTTCTATTTTGTGGTTTTTGATGAGCTGGGTGTATGTGAGCTGGCTTGTGATTTTAATTGGCATGTATGGGTGCAAGGTGTGTGATGCATTCGATCCTAAAGAAGTGTTTAAGAAATTTTTAGGCTTTTTTAAGAAAGAAACTTGA
- a CDS encoding DUF262 domain-containing protein codes for MELLTLDGVVEKGVFEIPSYQRGYAWQERQLKDFWNDLEHVSKLGNKFHYMHSLTLRGLENELEDSAFEIIDGQQRLATSLILLDLLAKITQHKDPKYSLINLEPVLSYKYYGLSEAFGAIMGEEKDLERFQTSFYAKNLIDAYAFFKEKISDTPMETLEKMFDALIKKMLFSVVELNDNRIDPFSSFETINNRGKDLSTLELFKNRLHFVAHKICNGQKLETLQKEINKTYTIIYDDLRQFEDDDLERFLKHFVAYYYGEKGDFKKRLLEMEFNAHKRYTHNTPFSDEYDKIDELLFYLSYSSKVWNFLHTLDEKAITLIFNDNKKLEIEITPKMCGLLDKMRRLNALSDNAFLPLLLSLLTIQLAVRSGSERHYTAQELESLLEYLERFGFLIYGVAGKNTAKNEWIELAFEAFRAYRYGEENIAIEKLPTLEKSFFNRQGNSALELLEESIHSKKNSEKWYKWGKALNYLLYEYELHHNPETTLNFDGSIESIEHILPQNPDQGYSAKEKNWAKNPNIVHALGSLLLIPKNANSSLSNKPFEEKRKAYLKGSYSEKEVAKNASFGITEIQQRSEKLLDFLIAHYRIAELVGESVIKAFKNALLKEIK; via the coding sequence ATGGAATTGTTAACTTTAGACGGAGTGGTTGAAAAAGGCGTGTTTGAAATCCCTAGCTATCAAAGGGGGTATGCATGGCAGGAAAGGCAATTGAAGGATTTTTGGAACGATTTAGAGCATGTCTCTAAGCTGGGAAATAAATTCCATTACATGCACAGCTTAACCTTAAGAGGGCTTGAAAATGAGCTTGAAGATAGCGCTTTTGAAATCATAGACGGCCAGCAGCGATTGGCTACGAGCTTGATTTTATTAGACCTTTTAGCCAAGATTACCCAACATAAAGACCCAAAGTATTCTTTAATCAACCTTGAACCCGTTCTGTCCTATAAGTATTATGGTTTGAGTGAAGCTTTTGGGGCGATCATGGGAGAAGAAAAAGATTTAGAAAGGTTTCAAACTTCTTTTTACGCTAAAAATTTGATTGACGCTTATGCATTTTTTAAAGAAAAAATCAGCGATACGCCTATGGAAACGCTTGAAAAAATGTTTGATGCCCTTATAAAGAAAATGCTTTTTAGCGTGGTAGAACTGAATGATAACCGAATCGATCCGTTCAGCTCTTTTGAAACGATCAACAATCGTGGTAAGGATCTATCCACTCTGGAATTGTTTAAAAACCGCTTGCATTTTGTAGCACACAAGATTTGTAACGGACAAAAATTAGAAACGCTTCAAAAAGAGATCAATAAAACCTACACGATCATTTATGACGATTTGAGGCAATTTGAAGATGATGATTTAGAGAGGTTTTTAAAGCATTTTGTAGCGTATTATTATGGCGAGAAAGGGGATTTTAAAAAGAGGTTATTGGAAATGGAGTTTAACGCTCATAAAAGATATACCCATAACACACCCTTTAGCGATGAATATGACAAAATAGACGAGTTGTTATTCTATCTTTCTTATTCTTCTAAAGTGTGGAATTTCTTGCACACGCTTGATGAAAAGGCTATCACTCTTATTTTTAATGACAATAAAAAGCTTGAGATAGAAATCACTCCTAAAATGTGCGGCTTGTTAGACAAGATGCGGCGTTTAAACGCTTTGAGCGACAACGCTTTTCTGCCCCTATTGCTCTCTCTTTTAACCATACAGCTTGCTGTAAGAAGTGGCAGTGAACGGCATTACACCGCCCAAGAATTGGAGAGCTTATTAGAATATTTAGAGCGTTTCGGGTTTTTAATCTATGGGGTTGCTGGCAAGAATACGGCCAAAAACGAATGGATTGAATTGGCTTTTGAAGCGTTCAGAGCGTATAGATATGGGGAAGAAAATATCGCCATTGAAAAACTTCCAACGCTAGAAAAGAGTTTTTTCAACAGACAAGGAAATAGCGCTTTAGAATTGCTTGAAGAGAGTATCCATTCTAAAAAGAATTCTGAAAAATGGTATAAGTGGGGCAAGGCTCTGAATTACTTGCTGTATGAATACGAGTTGCACCATAACCCTGAAACGACTCTGAATTTTGATGGCAGTATAGAAAGCATTGAGCATATCTTGCCCCAAAATCCCGATCAAGGCTATAGCGCTAAAGAAAAAAATTGGGCCAAAAACCCTAATATCGTGCATGCTTTAGGGAGCTTGCTTTTAATCCCTAAAAACGCTAACAGCTCTTTAAGCAACAAGCCTTTTGAGGAAAAAAGAAAGGCATACCTTAAAGGCTCTTATAGCGAAAAAGAAGTGGCCAAAAACGCTTCTTTCGGGATTACAGAGATTCAACAAAGGAGCGAAAAATTATTAGACTTTTTAATCGCGCATTATCGTATCGCTGAATTGGTGGGTGAAAGTGTGATTAAAGCTTTTAAAAACGCTCTTTTAAAAGAGATCAAATGA
- the rsfS gene encoding ribosome silencing factor — protein sequence MDKRIETITALLDEKKAFDITHIDLSKTPYLVEDVIIATTLANKHALSLLDALKNTLKPLGEVFYQIDESNEEWIILDLGDLMIHLFTEECRKKFDLEGFLNTYKRESVHQNA from the coding sequence ATGGACAAACGCATAGAAACGATTACGGCTTTATTAGATGAAAAAAAGGCTTTTGATATTACGCATATTGATTTATCCAAAACCCCCTACTTGGTAGAAGATGTCATTATCGCCACTACGCTAGCGAACAAGCATGCCCTTTCTTTATTGGACGCGCTTAAAAACACTCTTAAGCCTTTAGGCGAAGTCTTTTACCAAATAGATGAGTCTAATGAAGAGTGGATCATTTTGGATTTAGGGGATTTGATGATCCATCTTTTCACCGAAGAATGCCGTAAAAAATTTGACTTAGAAGGGTTTTTGAATACCTACAAGAGGGAGAGCGTTCATCAAAACGCCTAA